The sequence below is a genomic window from Salvelinus fontinalis isolate EN_2023a chromosome 19, ASM2944872v1, whole genome shotgun sequence.
TGATGAGACTCTGTGTGATGTCATCCTAGTGCCTGGGGACAGCAGTGACACCTTCCCAGTACACAGAGTCCTTATGGCCTCCGCCTGCGACTACTTCAAAGCCATGTTCACTGGTTAGTCTGTGATAAATAACATTCAATGAGGTTTTTCAATATGTgcaatatgtaaatatatttcaATATGCTAGTATATTTCAATGAGGATTGTTTCACAATGTGTGATCGAGAGCAGTCATCGAGTAAGTAAGTAAGTCATATTTTTTCACAGATGAGTTTTTTAGGGCTGAGCCTATGAAAAGTCTCTCTCTTACAGTATTTGCTCTCATCACGTCCACTCAGACCATTTTCAAACTATGTTTGAAAATTCTTGCACTCTTACATCATTAACTGTAACAGCATTCACCCTCCATATCTCTCACttttcctctttccctctctctaggGGGTATGAGAGAGCAGGAGATGAGGGAGATTAAGCTCCATGGTGTGAGCAAGACGGGTCTGAAGAACATCATAGAGTTCATTTACACATCCCGGCTGAGTCTGAGCATGGCCAACCTGCAGGAAACTCTGGAGGCTGCCAACTTTTTACAAGTCCTCCCCGTCCTCGGCTTCTGCAACGAGCTGCTCAGCACTGAGGTGAGTTGATCAGGTTACTTACCGGTACTGAAACAATGAACAGGTGGATGTGCTGGATGGGTGTATTGAAGAGACAGTGAAAAGCATGGCCAATGTAAAGACAGGAGACCTGTCACAAGTTCATCCAGTCGTGTctgttttcctgtgtgtgtggtAGATCACTATTGATAACTGTGTGGAGGTGGAGCGCATTGCCGGGGACTTGCTCCTGAAGGACGTGCAGGCCCACATTGGGAAGTTTGTCTGTCAGAACCTGTCAGCGTTGCTGCAGTCTGGCCGCTACCTGCAACTCTCCGAGCCCAGCCTAGCCAACGCCCTGGCCAGCGACAGCCTCAAGGGCTTCTCTGAGATGGAGCTGTACCGCATCGCCCGCTCCTGGCTGGACCACGACCCTCCCACCCGCCGCACCGCCGCCTACTCCCTGATGCGCCACGTCCGCTTCCCCCTCATGACCCCCACGGAGCTGCTCGAGATCTCCCAGGAGGACGAGGGGCACGACGATGGCGGGGCAGCCATGATGCGCTCGGACACGGCCTGCGTAAACCTCCTGCTAGAGGCCAGCAACTACCAGATGATGCCCTTCCTCCAACCTTCCTTACAGACAGAGCGCACGCGCATCCGGTCCGACGCCACACACCTGCTGGCACTGGGTGGGGTGATGCGGCAACAGCTGGTGGTGAGCAGGGAGCTGAGGCTGTACGATGAGGAGAGCGGCCACTGGAGGGCGCTGAGGCCCATGGAGGTTCCATGCTACCAGCATGGCGTGGCTCTGCTCGGGGGCTTCCTCTACATCGTGGGCGGCCAGAGCACCTACGACACCAAGGGCAAGACAGCGGTGGACAGCGTCTACCGCTATGACCCGCGCTTTGACCGTTGGCTGCAGGTAGCCTCGCTCAATGAGAAGAGAACCTTCTTCCACCTGAGCGCCCTGAAGGGGAAGCTGTATGCTGTTGGGGGCAGGAACGCTTCAGGAGAGATCGGTGGGGCACTAGTGTACTGGAGATGTTTTTACTGCAATCTGTTACAGAGAAATAGTGATCTTTAAGGTGCATATTGAGTGAATTTACGTTTGTTTTACTCTTTTAGACACCGTGGAGTGCTACAACCTCAGAAAGAATGAGTGGATGTTCGTGTCACCCATGATCGACCCCCACTACGGGCATGCTGGGACAGTCCATGGTGACCTGATGTATGTCTCAGGTAAGTTTCTCAGACCACTAACAGTTAGAATACAAACTCACCAAACAGTTAAAACCTACAACGTGAAGGCTTGAATTGACTATGATTGCTGTCCTGATGCAATCAGCTCAGTCAGAACTGAGAGGTTTTCAGTTAATGTATTCAGGCAAACAAAGGATGTGTTGTTGACCTGTTTTAATCCACTCTCGGCGCTTAACAGCTTTGATAGACTTTAACATAACATAGTAGCTCTGAACCGTTATCATTCTCATCTTGGTCGATTTCTATGATGGTCTCCTAGCAACCTTGAAGTAGAAACCAATTTCTCATGTTGAGAACAGAGGTTGTAGATATGGGATTGAGGGCCAGGAAACACAAAGACCTTTAGTTGAAATGGGTCAGAGTGTAGGTTAACCACAGCTCTGAAGAGCAATTGTGTCGATTTTATGCTCGCGGAGACAACCAGAAAACAGCTTATTCTGAACAGATGCTTTAAAAAGTCCATGcagaaaatgtattattttttatcTGCATTCATTTCAGCATCCAAGTGTTAAAGTTACAAAGCAGTGGCTAAGTAGTTTGAGCCCACGGCTGAGTGTGGATGGTATGGCAAAGAGTAGGTGGATTCCATCAGAGGCGTGGGGACATGTAGAGGATGGTGTAATGGAATAATGGTCACAGCTCTCTGCAGCTCACAGCACCAGACCACATCCTTCCTGTTCAGACCCAAACGGTCTCTTTTTCACACTAGGGCCCTACTGCTCCTGCCCCACTATATGCTGGTGGTTGATCATGTGGGTAGAAGAGCACCCGACCACTGCCTCACAGTTCAGCCCCCTACACCgtcactctttctttctcaacGTCCATCCTTTACATATGCTACAGTACCAAAGTTACACTGCCCTCCCCTTGAACTCTCTCTGACTGTGGTGTATTCCACATCAGATGAAAATGTAATGGATGGATTGAAATGTTTGTCTTATTAAAACCATAGGATATTAGTTTGTACACGTAAAACTGTATTTTAGTAAACATGTTTTCATGGTATCTATCTAATAAAACCAATGTCAATCCACTGATCCAACAGGTGGCATCACACAAGACACATTCCAGAAGGAGCTGTCATGTTATGACCCTGAGACTGACACATGGAGTTACCGTGCCGACATGATGGAACTGCGTGGCCTTCACTGCATGTGCACGGTGGGCGACCGGCTCTACGTGATGGGAGGGAACCACTTCCGGGGCAGCAGTGACTACGATGACGTACTGGACTGTGAGTTCTACAGCCCCGAGGTAAGGCATGGCACAGGCCTTAGTTTTGGTCCCAACAATATGATAAGCAATTTGACCACTTTCTTGATACCTTACCCTTATCCTAACTGTTCTGACTTTGATGGTCACATGTCACAGCTTTCTGGCTTGGGCGAAAATGATGACCAAACAAGGAACAAATTAGGGGAGAAAAGCAGAATTCTGTGAGGCAGCTAGCCAATCAGAGCTCAGATCTTATTATGATGTTGTCCCAAAACAAagacctgtgttttatatcttcCCCCAGGTGGACCAGTGGACGGTGGTGGCAGCCATGCCATGGGGCCAGAGTGATGTGGGGGTGGCCGTGTTCCAGGGCCAGATCTATGTAGTGGGGGGCTATTCCTGGAACAGCCGGTGCATGGTGGACATTGTGCAGCGCTACGATCCAGAGAAGGACGAGTGGGACCGGGTGTTCAACGTGCTAGAACCACTGGGCGGGATCCGGGCCTGCACCATGACTGTGCACCTACCTGAGGGTGCCGTGGACGACGGACAGATGCATGAGTGCCCACTGGACACTGCCAAGAACTGAGAGCAAGGACATATGGCTTTAGCCTCTCTGTGTTTGTGATGCTGAAAAATGTGACCTTTTTGCAAGCTTGAACTGTGGGAGAAGTGGAACGAACGTCTGCAGTAGCATTTCTCTAATATATCCGTACATTTGGTTGACTGACTGTTCTTTTGTAATCTTTGTGTCTTTTGTGTTGGAATTATTTTCGTATCTGAATGACTTCTGCTTTGCTCTTTAATGTGAAACACCTCTCAAAAAGCTCCTTTTCATGGAGAATATGTTTTTTACTTTGACAATGTATTTTCAAACTATAAGTTATGGCTTGAATTATGTTTTATTGCTGGAAGAGTATTTTGTATTGTATATGAATGAGTAATGAAAATAAAATGCATACTATTAATCATCATACTTTTCAATACTAAACAGACACCACACAATCTAACAAGTCAACCCACTTACTAGTCTAGGGTCTCTGCCCTTCTTGGTTACTGTTGCAACCTCGGACAACCTTTTCCCGGGAAGCCCAATTCCCCATTCAACCACTGGCAAAATCCTCTCACAATGATCTCAAACTGTGTTTCTAATACACACTGGAATTGAACTCAGACTACACATTGCTAACCAGGAAACTCTTAGGTATGTTGTGGTGAACTGTCATTACAATTGCTTCATGGGAACATGGTACAATTTTGTTTGTAATATAACTACcgatgtaggatcttaaattgATCACTCTTTTATTGCTAATAATTTTACTGTACAGCAGctaatgcaaacttgtagtgtgtttgaggtttaaaaaaggcttttaaattttgtaatttccactttcaaatgacagacttgatttgccctaacaaaaaatgtatcaacccctacaaaataaATCCATTAATtagaattcacatttcctgttgctgtagcaaactggctcaaattaagatcttacactGAATGGCTGAATGGCTCTGAATTCACTGCCAGCAGGCAGTCAAAGCCATAACCACTTTTGGAGCCAACTGGTGCTCTCAAATCGCATCCTGATGCCTAGAGCAGATGGGTGTTGTATTCATAACATAACTAACTTAGCTAGCAAACACATTTTGAGAAAACAAGTGCTGCAGTACAAACATAATGTTTTACCCACTCAGCCTTCTTGCCTGTCACTTTCCCTAGCGGCAATCCCCATCGAAACCAGATGCAGTTCGACTACAATATTAAGTTATGGTCCAATTCACAAAAGTTGCCCCCTCGATTTAGCTTGAAGAAGTGAAGAACTTTGATCATTTTTGGTGTTGATATGACCCACAATTCAATGAAAACTGTAGTCACGTGTCAAACTCCGGTGGCCGCGAAGTGTCAAATTTAATCAACAGAGCTGCATTTTCAGGATGTCAGTTAATTTGATGATACTAGCTTGCTAAAAGATATAGATGACATTGATTTTAGAGTTGGGAAATTGGCTTAGTCTCATAGTGAGGAGCCTATAATACATAACTAGCTTCATAAACATATTTTGGGGaattataacatttattggaataaaTGACCAAACTATTAAACTAATTAGCCATTTATGATTAACTGTAGCTTGCTCGGTACATTAATAACTTTAGGTTGGTTGTGTTTAAGCACCAAGGATGTTGCCTCTCCGATCATCGCTTGGGCAAGGGACATTTAGTAAGGTACACTCGGCTGTGACGATGTAAAAGGCAATTCAAGGGCTGAGGGCTGTCTACTTTGAGTTTGGACTGCAGCCAAGTTATATTAAAtggctagctagcgttagcaacGTTTGGTGGCCAATGAGACTGAAAGCTAGCTAAACAACTGAGCTAGCAAACGATGTaacaaaagtataatttcatCAACAGGCTCTGTATTTCAGGAATCACAGTAGCAAGTTCTCCTGGTGCACTGTTAAATTATTTAgccatttcaatatttattttttaaagaaaactcAGTTTTTGCCATAGTCCTCACTTGCTTTCATGCGATTTAAACGTAAGCTTTTCCGAGGTTTCGGGACTTGACAACAGTTCCTTTCCATTGGAGCGGTGTGATTGTTTGCCCAAAGTTCTGGGGCGGGGCAAACGGTctaaatatttatgtaaataaggtgtttctgtttctgttttttatttttaataaaatataatttgatccattttagaataaggctgtaacgtaacaaaatgtgggaaaagtcaaggggtttgtaCATTTTCCGAAggaactgtatatataaaaacattttccttaaagtatTTTTTTAGTACTGTTACTTTCCACACTACAACAATCATGTAAATTTAtctttgaaacatttaattgaaattccattaattcctatggaggactgtgCCTACTTGTGAGTGCCAATATGTCCGGacagtggcttcaaagcctctcaatggccaatacatactGTTAACAATCcggggtttatatacatcattgataTTGTAGCCTCTCATTATAAGACATGTCCAGTGTGTAACCCTGGAATCTTAATATGTTCAAAACCCTACAAAACCAGCTGCAATCACATACATTTGGCACTTTCTGAGAGGATGAAACCACTTCAACATATGCTACTCAGATATAGAATAAATGACACTGTTAGGGTGAATATACTGCAGATGCTTTATAGACCACATTAATAATCAGTGGCCAAGCCTGTCAAAATAAACCCAGCCACTAAATCTGCAGCGTATTGACTCTACTCTGACCAGAATCACTTCATCACTGTGTCAATGGGAGAGCAAAGCGAATCGTTAGTCATCTGGCAGACGTCGTCTTGACTTTCAAGTCATTGCAAACTGTTTTCCTTGGCTGGTCTGGGGCCAGCAGCCTTGGTGGCCATCCCTGGCAGATACTGGTTTAATAAAatgtccctgctctctccctctctcgcgtCTGCCTGCCTCTAGAACTTGCCTCACTTCTCGCCCCAGAGTGGCAGAGTTACCGTCACTTCCAGCACATTCCCGCAGGCTAGAAAAAGAGGTTGTCGCAGAGGGGGATAATAGAGTGGGGTGATTGGTTTGGAGTGGAGACCAAGTCCGGAGCATGTCCGACCACAACTCATACAGTCTCTGGAAGGTAAATACTGTACCAGCTCTCCTTTTGTTCTCCGTTCCTACCAGGGTTGGTGTAAATATTGatattttaacatttttatttggtTTGTTTCTTCTCTGATTCGTTTTTTTCTTCTCTGTTTGttgttagaggtcagaggtgacaTTGTGGTGAGTGTGTTTGAGGGGGGCATCAGGGACAGTGAGTTGCTGAGGACAGCGTGTAAGGGAGCATCGCAGGTCTACCACACTGCgtccctcatagatgtcatcgaGAAGGTGGACTACAGCAAGATCCACGGAGTCAACGTCAAAGGTATGGTCGAGTTTCACTGAAACATTGGGTTGGGATTGGCAGCAGTCCTGAGTGAAATGTCCAATACTTTCAAATACTTGAGCTGCACTTGAAAACTGAATTGACCCTGCTAATATACTCATTCATCTAATTTCTTTCTCAGGAACCCAGCTCCTTCTGTAGACGTACATCCAGGAAAACGTGGCGTCCTTCATCTACACCAGCAGCATTGAGGTGGCCGGCCCCAATGCCAACGGAGACCCCATCATCAACGTTGATGAGAACACCCCCTACACGTGCTCCATAAAGTTCCCCCTACTGCAGGACCAAAAAGAAAGCTGAGTGGGTCACACTACAAGCCCAAGGCGAGGGGCTCCACCTGCACCCTCAGACCAATGTACATCTACAGAGAGTGCTGACGATTCCTGCTGGACCACATGAACGACGGGATTCCGAACAGGGACGTATTGTACCGTACCTCCCACCCGGAGGCCCAGGTGAACCATGTGTACGTGGGGAACGCAGCACTGGCCCACCTCCAGGCCGCCTGCGCCCGCCCTGCGAGACCCCCAGCGGAGGGGCTCCATCGGAGGGAACTTCTACTACATCTCAGACGACACGCCGCCCATCAGCTATTTTGACTTTAACCGTGTTGTATTGTCGCCGTTGGGCTTCAGGTACCCGCCCATAAACCGGCAGCTCCTCAACATGCTGAACATGCCCTTTAGCTTCACCTATCGGAGGTCTCAGAGGGACATGGGGTACGTCCCCCGGTATAGCTGGGAGGAGGTACGCAAGTGGACCATGGATTGGTTGGCATCCCTGTTACCCAAAGAAGAAAGTGAATAAAGGCTAAATAACTGCCCAAGGCCCTGCCTGTAAGACTGTTCCTATAGCTGACCCTTCCCTGGTCCATGCTTCTAATCATTATTACAGTGGTCTGTAAATGTGTATGTTAAAGTTGTGTGACAGATTACATTTGCAGGTCCATCTCTATGTTCACATGGACTAGTATAAAGGTAGAATTGGTCATCCATTGCTGAAATGTAGCTTATCACCATGTAACACAGTGAGTGTCACCCCCAGATGGTCAGAGTCCAGCATGAAAACAAACAGGCATTGATCATCGGTGAGGTCATGGATCCTCGTCCAGTGCCCCCACCCACCCCAACCCCATACAGACTAAGCACTTGACCAAGCACTGGGTCCTAAGCAAAACACAGACCAACGACTGGAGCAGGAGGGGTACATGGGTATGTGGGTATGTTTTCATAAGCCTAGTTTACTGTGCCAGCTGAGCTTTACGAGAAAGCAGGGAAGGAAATTCCTCCAACCCCCCATCTCTGTACTGTAATCAGATGTTGTAACTTAATATTTCAATGCCAGGCATTGTGAAATAACGTATTTTGTTCGACTTAATTCTCTTAAGGAGATTCCTGCCCTGTTTGAGGTTACTGTTGACCAGTAGAGGATTAAATGGCATTTCTAGATCCAAAGTGAACTACAGTACTATTAAATAGTCATTGCATAACTTCAAGCACTGTTGGGAGGGAAAATAGGTTTTCCAAAGCTAAGGATCTGAGGCACAGTTCACCAACCTAAGCGGTAAAGCTACAGAACAGTTTACCATTTGACATTCTTCTTTCAAGAGAATGGGCTGGAAACTGAAAACAGCGGAAACTTTTCTCAGTATTTTAGCATTCTACATCACGTCCACAGTAGGTAAGTACCACTCATCTCTATTGCAGAAGCTTCTTCCTAATACATTTTCATGTAATGAATAAACACTATCCTTGCTCTAAGCATATTTATTATAGCATATGCCACTTCACTGTATGTAAATAACTCTGTTGTGAAACATGATTTTTTTGTGCAAATGGTGCATCtgtcattgttgttgttgttgttggtggtgttgttttCGTCAAGGTTCTTTATGGACATTTCTCCTCTGAACCAGCAGGGGAGGATGAGGAGTCCAGATCAGAATGTGCTGACTTCAACAACACGACCTGGCTGGAGTACCGTCAGCAGGGCAGCAAGCTACAGGTGCAATACCTACTCCTGACACGCAAGAATACAGACTGTGCCAGCCTCTTCAGTCAGGAGTCCCTCAGCAACAACGCCTCCTACTTCAACTCCTCCCTACCCACCAAGATCATTGTCCATGGATACAGgtgaggagaaggggagggaggtcaAAAACTTGACACAGTAATTTCATACTCTCTTTACAgaggtgagagagatagagagaaaagtTATGCTGATGGGCACATATAAAGTGCAAGGAGATCTACAAATAAAACGTATGAGCTATCTCGCTCCCCCCTTCCCCCCTCCCAGGGCTCTGGGCAGTAAGCCGTCCTGGGTGAAACAGCTGGCCCAGGCTCTTCTGCGGGCGCAGGATGccaatgtggtggtggtggactgGGTCTATGGGGCCTCCTTCGCCTACAACCTGGTGGTGGAGAACTATAAGGAGGTGGCCGTCCAGATATCTGTCCTCATCAATCAGCTCCAGGTCAGGGCCTAGTCATTTGTTTATGTTTACATACTAATAAATGCAATCTCAATGTTCACTGACCAACAGCaaatgaatttaaaagtaatgaaAATAACGTAGAACTGATGTCTGTCTCACAGAACCATGGATGCAAACTGGAGTCATTTCACTTCATTGGGGTTAGCCTTGGGGCACACGTGTCTGGATTCGTGGGGACCCTGTTCAAGGGGGAGATAGGGAGAATCACAGGTGAGCTCCATCTGTGTCTGACCCAGTAACAGTTGCACAGGGCCCCTACTGTCTGCAGAACAAGGCTCTACAGGGCCAGACAACGACTGGTCACCACAAAGCAGGGCAGTCACTCACCCTTTCATCTCTGCCAATTGGAATGAATGAGGctttcagagaaagagagagcacgcTTCAGAAAACAACAACAGCAGACACTGAAAAGCGCTGCTCTGAATTTGTGAACGATTGAGACGTTACCCTTCTGAGGACACACAATGGCACAACAATGCATACAATTGTCTGTCTTCACATTATCTCTGGTGTTTTTGTCTGAGTAGAGGCATTCAGCCTTGTGATGTGAAGTAGCCTGAATGTTTAGGTGCAGTAAttcacagctgtgtgtgtgtgtatgtgtgtgtgtgtgtgtgtgtgtgtgtgtgtgtgtgtgtgtgtgtgtgtgtgtgtgtgtgtgtgtgtgtgtgtgtgtgtgtgcgtgtgtgcgtgcgtgcgtgcgtgcgtgcgtgcgtgcgtgcgtgcgtgcgtgcgtccccacaagaatagtgaACAAACaacaatttgaccaactggggacagaCCTACGAGACCTACGAGCCACCGCAGCCACCGCAGCCCCTCAcaatgagttcagattttttgtgaaCCCCAACCCCATCAAAGTTTCCCATCTCTGCTGTAGCCTATCACTCACTCATCTCAGTCATTCACTgctctgtctgtatctcctcctgtagGTCTGGACCCAGCTGGACCCATGTTTAAGGGAGCCGACACGTTTGACCGTCTTGACCCCTCAGATGCACTGTTTGTGGAGGCCATCCACACAGACTCTGACTGTAAGAGAACACACAAACAATGTTATTGCAAAGAGATTTCTGCTATTATCTTTCCACCTCGCTTGCTGGTTATTGGGCTAGCTTGGATGCTAGTGTGTTCTGTTTTTTTGTAGGTCTAGTTCCTCGGAAATTCTGTCATAGTCACTACACAAAGGTTGGCTGCACCCCAACAACACTGCTTACCTGACAATCTCCTGATATCAGCCATTTGTCTATATTTTCTCTCAGACTTTGGTATCTCCATCCCTGTTGGCCATGCTGACTTCTTCCTGAATGGCGGGATGGACCAGGCAGGTTGTGCACGCTCAAGGTTTGAGTCAAGTAAGTGTGTGCTTTTGCCAACAAAATGTTTAATTGGTGTAATATTATTTAAATTGAGGAGCACATCCTACTACAATTGGCAAAGAAGCCTGTGCAGAGGCGTCATACCCATAGGAGGCACAGGGGCACATGTTCCCTCAGATTTctcctttattttttt
It includes:
- the LOC129816873 gene encoding phospholipase A1 member A-like isoform X4, which translates into the protein MGMWRMGWKLKTAETFLSILAFYITSTVAGEDEESRSECADFNNTTWLEYRQQGSKLQVQYLLLTRKNTDCASLFSQESLSNNASYFNSSLPTKIIVHGYRALGSKPSWVKQLAQALLRAQDANVVVVDWVYGASFAYNLVVENYKEVAVQISVLINQLQNHGCKLESFHFIGVSLGAHVSGFVGTLFKGEIGRITGLDPAGPMFKGADTFDRLDPSDALFVEAIHTDSDYFGISIPVGHADFFLNGGMDQAGCARSRFESMYGYVICDHMRALHVYISALNGTCPLTGIPCSSYEEFLKGRCLGCQGVFNGTCPEIGLLENSGITASPLPQQEKLFLLTTSAPPFCAHHILVQLEVSPLDKTAEVQVTLRTRGLPETEHRLRLETDGTVYRRVIAHLVPLCEIDSIQLKNTGARFYRQGDIHFVSVCISEFPSVGEVESLCVKKIDIRRGSPWNHDFVQLCGND
- the LOC129816873 gene encoding phospholipase A1 member A-like isoform X1 is translated as MGMWRMGWKLKTAETFLSILAFYITSTVAGEDEESRSECADFNNTTWLEYRQQGSKLQVQYLLLTRKNTDCASLFSQESLSNNASYFNSSLPTKIIVHGYRALGSKPSWVKQLAQALLRAQDANVVVVDWVYGASFAYNLVVENYKEVAVQISVLINQLQNHGCKLESFHFIGVSLGAHVSGFVGTLFKGEIGRITGLDPAGPMFKGADTFDRLDPSDALFVEAIHTDSDYFGISIPVGHADFFLNGGMDQAGCARSRFESILVYFPVYGYVICDHMRALHVYISALNGTCPLTGIPCSSYEEFLKGRCLGCQGVFNGTCPEIGLLENSGITASPLPQQEKLFLLTTSAPPFCAHHILVQLEVSPLDKTAEVQVTLRTRGLPETEHRLRLETDGTVYRRVIAHLVPLCEIDSIQLKNTGARFYRQGDIHFVSVCISEFPSVGEVESLCVKKIDIRRGSPWNHDFVQLCGND
- the LOC129816873 gene encoding phospholipase A1 member A-like isoform X2 translates to MGMWRMGWKLKTAETFLSILAFYITSTVGEDEESRSECADFNNTTWLEYRQQGSKLQVQYLLLTRKNTDCASLFSQESLSNNASYFNSSLPTKIIVHGYRALGSKPSWVKQLAQALLRAQDANVVVVDWVYGASFAYNLVVENYKEVAVQISVLINQLQNHGCKLESFHFIGVSLGAHVSGFVGTLFKGEIGRITGLDPAGPMFKGADTFDRLDPSDALFVEAIHTDSDYFGISIPVGHADFFLNGGMDQAGCARSRFESILVYFPVYGYVICDHMRALHVYISALNGTCPLTGIPCSSYEEFLKGRCLGCQGVFNGTCPEIGLLENSGITASPLPQQEKLFLLTTSAPPFCAHHILVQLEVSPLDKTAEVQVTLRTRGLPETEHRLRLETDGTVYRRVIAHLVPLCEIDSIQLKNTGARFYRQGDIHFVSVCISEFPSVGEVESLCVKKIDIRRGSPWNHDFVQLCGND
- the LOC129816873 gene encoding phospholipase A1 member A-like isoform X6, giving the protein MGMWRMGWKLKTAETFLSILAFYITSTVGEDEESRSECADFNNTTWLEYRQQGSKLQVQYLLLTRKNTDCASLFSQESLSNNASYFNSSLPTKIIVHGYRALGSKPSWVKQLAQALLRAQDANVVVVDWVYGASFAYNLVVENYKEVAVQISVLINQLQNHGCKLESFHFIGVSLGAHVSGFVGTLFKGEIGRITGLDPAGPMFKGADTFDRLDPSDALFVEAIHTDSDYFGISIPVGHADFFLNGGMDQAGCARSRFESMYGYVICDHMRALHVYISALNGTCPLTGIPCSSYEEFLKGRCLGCQGVFNGTCPEIGLLENSGITASPLPQQEKLFLLTTSAPPFCAHHILVQLEVSPLDKTAEVQVTLRTRGLPETEHRLRLETDGTVYRRVIAHLVPLCEIDSIQLKNTGARFYRQGDIHFVSVCISEFPSVGEVESLCVKKIDIRRGSPWNHDFVQLCGND
- the LOC129816873 gene encoding phospholipase A1 member A-like isoform X3, whose product is MGWKLKTAETFLSILAFYITSTVAGEDEESRSECADFNNTTWLEYRQQGSKLQVQYLLLTRKNTDCASLFSQESLSNNASYFNSSLPTKIIVHGYRALGSKPSWVKQLAQALLRAQDANVVVVDWVYGASFAYNLVVENYKEVAVQISVLINQLQNHGCKLESFHFIGVSLGAHVSGFVGTLFKGEIGRITGLDPAGPMFKGADTFDRLDPSDALFVEAIHTDSDYFGISIPVGHADFFLNGGMDQAGCARSRFESILVYFPVYGYVICDHMRALHVYISALNGTCPLTGIPCSSYEEFLKGRCLGCQGVFNGTCPEIGLLENSGITASPLPQQEKLFLLTTSAPPFCAHHILVQLEVSPLDKTAEVQVTLRTRGLPETEHRLRLETDGTVYRRVIAHLVPLCEIDSIQLKNTGARFYRQGDIHFVSVCISEFPSVGEVESLCVKKIDIRRGSPWNHDFVQLCGND
- the LOC129816873 gene encoding phospholipase A1 member A-like isoform X5 yields the protein MGWKLKTAETFLSILAFYITSTVGEDEESRSECADFNNTTWLEYRQQGSKLQVQYLLLTRKNTDCASLFSQESLSNNASYFNSSLPTKIIVHGYRALGSKPSWVKQLAQALLRAQDANVVVVDWVYGASFAYNLVVENYKEVAVQISVLINQLQNHGCKLESFHFIGVSLGAHVSGFVGTLFKGEIGRITGLDPAGPMFKGADTFDRLDPSDALFVEAIHTDSDYFGISIPVGHADFFLNGGMDQAGCARSRFESILVYFPVYGYVICDHMRALHVYISALNGTCPLTGIPCSSYEEFLKGRCLGCQGVFNGTCPEIGLLENSGITASPLPQQEKLFLLTTSAPPFCAHHILVQLEVSPLDKTAEVQVTLRTRGLPETEHRLRLETDGTVYRRVIAHLVPLCEIDSIQLKNTGARFYRQGDIHFVSVCISEFPSVGEVESLCVKKIDIRRGSPWNHDFVQLCGND